One Pleurocapsa sp. PCC 7327 DNA segment encodes these proteins:
- a CDS encoding glycosyltransferase family 39 protein codes for MFKAENHLPKELRFFIVTVLVVGIVFRFININKKDYWNDEIYTSLRISGYTSREVKQQVYTGRQISVEELLRYQSVNPDKSVIDTVKGLAKEEAQLPPLYFVMVRLWAQWLGSSVAMVRSLSAVMSLFAFPCLYWLCLELFDSPMVGSVAVMLLAASPFQVLYAQEARMYSLWSIQVLLTSTAFLRAIRLNTKFSWGIYAATIVLGLYTHLLSTLVIIISHHYY; via the coding sequence ATGTTTAAGGCTGAAAATCATTTGCCAAAAGAACTGCGTTTTTTTATCGTAACTGTCTTGGTTGTCGGAATAGTTTTTAGATTTATCAATATCAATAAAAAAGATTATTGGAATGACGAGATCTATACTTCGTTGCGAATTTCTGGTTATACGAGTCGTGAAGTCAAACAGCAAGTCTATACAGGTCGTCAAATTAGCGTTGAAGAACTGCTTCGGTATCAATCTGTTAATCCTGATAAAAGCGTAATCGATACGGTTAAAGGGTTAGCTAAAGAAGAAGCTCAACTGCCACCACTCTATTTTGTGATGGTCAGATTATGGGCGCAATGGCTTGGAAGTTCGGTGGCGATGGTGCGAAGCTTGTCGGCTGTAATGAGTTTATTTGCCTTTCCTTGTCTCTATTGGCTGTGCTTGGAATTATTTGACTCGCCGATGGTAGGAAGTGTAGCAGTAATGCTATTAGCTGCTTCGCCTTTTCAGGTTTTATATGCTCAGGAAGCAAGGATGTACAGTTTGTGGTCAATACAAGTTTTGTTGACCAGTACGGCATTTCTCAGAGCCATACGCCTTAATACTAAATTTAGTTGGGGCATTTATGCAGCAACTATAGTTTTAGGACTATACACCCACCTTTTATCTACATTAGTCATCATTATTAGTCATCATTATTATTAG